CTTAGAAATGATCAGTGCTCCCGGAGCTGCCATTAAACTGGCCATAATCAATTTAGGGGCGAGATTCATTCCTGCCTGCGCACCCATATTGGCATAAACAATCAGGATGCCGCCTGCAATACAAGCTAAACTTCCACTCATGGAAGCCAGCAGTTCACTTTTAGTCATACCTTTAAGATATGGCTTGATCATTACCTGTGCTTCAACCTGTCCTACAAATGCACTGGCTACATTACTCAGTGCCTCAGCACCACTTACACGCATAATAAAATTCATACCTTTCGCAATGACAGATACAATACGCTGCATAACTCCGAAATGGTAAAAAATTGCAACAAGCACACATACCAGGATGATAGTTGCTGTTACGTTAAAAGCGAAAATAAAACTGTCCGGAGCAGCATAGGCATGTGTTTTACCATCAAAACCAACAACAGCAATTCCACCGTAGACGAAATCAACACCAATTTTAGCAAATTGCTCAATTTTCTGCATTCCTTTTCCAAGGAATTCAAAGAAGTGCTGTACAGGGGCAACTCTTAAAACGAGAATGGCTATAACTACCTGGAGCGTAAGCCCGCTTGCTACAAGTCTAAAATTAATCTTCTTCTTGTTGTTAGAACAAAGATAAGCAAGGCCCAGTATAAAAATGACGCCAATTACTCCGTGAAAACGCTCCATAAAAAATATTCAAATAAAAAAAATTGGGTAGAAAAAATAAAGATGTATATAAACTTGCAAATAATAACTATTGTGATGAATTTCTTTTATTTAATTCATCTCTGATCCGGGCTGCTTTTTCATAAGCCTCCTCAGCAATAGCTTCCTGAAGTTTTTGGTTAAGCTCCTCAATACTAAGGCTTCCAAAGCCAGTTCCGGGAATTGAAGTATCAATATCGTCCTGTCCCTGTTCCTTATTCAGGTTGTCCATGTTTTCGAGAAAAACAAAGTCGTTACCTTCGATAACGATACCTGCTGAGGATAAAATAAATTCGTATGTGTAAATTGAGGAGTTGAAACGAACAGCCAGAGCAATTGCATCTGATGTTCTTGCGTCAATTTCTTCTGTTCTTTCACCGTCTGTACAGATCAGTTTAGCGAAGAAGACGCCGTCTACAAGGTTGTAGATTAGAATTTCTTTGATTTCAATTTTATAGGTTTGCGCAAATGTCTTGAACAGATCATGAGTCAATGGCCTGCTTGGGGTCATTTTTTCGATCTCTATTGCAATAGCCTGAGCTTCAAATGCACCTATGATGATAGGCAAACGTCTTCTGCCGTTTACTTCTCCAAGTACCAGTGCGTAGGCTCCGGATTGGGTTTGGCTATAGGATAAGCCAACAATATCTAGTTTTACTTTTTTCATATTTATGAATATCCGGCGGAAACTTTCATCTCCGCCTGATATTAATATTAAGCCTGATGTGCTTTTAGAGCCTCAATTAATTTAGGAACAACCTCAAAGGCATCTCCAACGATTCCGTAATCTGCAACTTTAAAGAAAGGAGCTTCCGGATCTTTATTGATAACAACAATTACTTTAGAAGAACTTACTCCGGCTAAATGCTGAATAGCTCCTGATATACCAACAGCGATATACAAATTAGGGCTGATAGCAATACCAGTCTGACCTA
This portion of the Pedobacter lusitanus genome encodes:
- a CDS encoding NupC/NupG family nucleoside CNT transporter, which produces MERFHGVIGVIFILGLAYLCSNNKKKINFRLVASGLTLQVVIAILVLRVAPVQHFFEFLGKGMQKIEQFAKIGVDFVYGGIAVVGFDGKTHAYAAPDSFIFAFNVTATIILVCVLVAIFYHFGVMQRIVSVIAKGMNFIMRVSGAEALSNVASAFVGQVEAQVMIKPYLKGMTKSELLASMSGSLACIAGGILIVYANMGAQAGMNLAPKLIMASLMAAPGALIISKIVFPETEVSQTMGKVKLEVKSEYTNLIDAISHGAGEGFKIAMNVIAMLIGFIALIALVDYTLVNIGHLFNPNFNLSLDWIFGRLFYPFAWSMGIPDVDVSNAATLLGQKLTVNEFLAFKNLTTKSVPIVTEKGVLIISIAICGFANFSSVGMQIGGIGELAPERRADLAKLGLKALMCGTLASYLSASIAGILM
- a CDS encoding bifunctional nuclease family protein, with protein sequence MKKVKLDIVGLSYSQTQSGAYALVLGEVNGRRRLPIIIGAFEAQAIAIEIEKMTPSRPLTHDLFKTFAQTYKIEIKEILIYNLVDGVFFAKLICTDGERTEEIDARTSDAIALAVRFNSSIYTYEFILSSAGIVIEGNDFVFLENMDNLNKEQGQDDIDTSIPGTGFGSLSIEELNQKLQEAIAEEAYEKAARIRDELNKRNSSQ